A section of the Malania oleifera isolate guangnan ecotype guangnan chromosome 2, ASM2987363v1, whole genome shotgun sequence genome encodes:
- the LOC131149242 gene encoding ABC transporter G family member 12-like isoform X2, whose amino-acid sequence MEIEAVAVAAMGGDGHGGGGGGDGGNGAEKGGGMYLVWEDLTVVLPSTVKFGKMVGGGSGCRRLLHGLSGHAEPGRIMAIMGPSGSGKSTLLDSLAGRLAGNVVMTGNVLLNGKKRRLDYGVVAYVTQEDIMLGTLTVRETITYSAHLRLPTRMTKEEIDGVVEGTISEMGLQDCADRIIGNWHLRGISGGEKKRLSIALEILTRPRILFLDEPTSGLDSASAFFVVQTLRNIARDGRTVVSSIHQPSSEVFALFDDLFLLAGGETVYFGDAKMAVQFFTKAGFPCPSRRNPSDHFLRCVNSDFDVVTNTLLGSQRMHDIDKTTDGLISRTTAEIKEMLVQIYRCSEYAKMARARTREISAIGGLLIKTKSSNQACWGKQLSTLTQRSFVNMSRDIGYYWLRIVVYIAVAICVGTIFFDVGTSYPAIYARGSCGGFISGFMTFMSIGGFPSFIEEMKVFHRERLNGHYGVAVFILSNFLSSFPFLAAMSVSTITITYNMVKFRPGLPHFLYACLDLFSCIAVVESCMMIVASLVPNFLMGIITGAGFIGIMMMTSGYFRLLPDLPKLFWRYPISYINYGTWALQFCMEGLE is encoded by the exons atgGAGATAGAGGCGGTGGCGGTGGCGGCGATGGGTGGTGATGGACACGGTGGGGGAGGTGGTGGAGATGGTGGTAATGGGGCGGAAAAGGGCGGGGGAATGTATCTGGTGTGGGAGGACTTGACGGTGGTGCTGCCATCAACAGTTAAGTTTGGGAAGATGGTAGGAGGAGGCAGCGGCTGCAGGAGGTTGCTTCATGGGCTGAGTGGGCATGCTGAGCCTGGCAGGATCATGGCTATTATGGGTCCTTCTGGCTCCGGCAAATCCACCCTTCTTGATTCTCTtgcag GTAGACTTGCAGGGAATGTTGTTATGACTGGCAATGTTCTTCTTAATGGCAAAAAAAGGAGACTAGACTATGGAGTTGTT GCTTATGTGACACAAGAGGATATAATGTTGGGAACTCTGACAGTAAGAGAAACCATCACTTACTCAGCACATCTGAGGCTTCCAACCAGGATGACCAAAGAAGAGATTGATGGAGTTGTGGAGGGAACAATTTCAGAGATGGGTCTCCaagattgtgctgataggataaTTGGAAACTGGCATTTGAGGGGTATAAGTGGTGGGGAGAAAAAGAGACTCAGCATTGCATTGGAAATCCTCACAAGGCCACGAATCCTGTTTCTTGACGAACCCACCAGCGGCCTCGACAGTGCCTCAGCATTCTTTGTGGTCCAGACTCTCAGAAACATTGCTCGCGATGGCAGAACTGTCGTATCTTCAATTCACCAGCCAAGTAGTGAAGTTTTTGCACTGTTTGATGACCTTTTCTTGCTAGCTGGTGGGGAAACTGTCTACTTTGGAGATGCCAAGATGGCCGTGCAG TTCTTTACCAAAGCGGGATTTCCATGTCCAAGCAGAAGAAATCCATCAGACCACTTCCTTCGTTGTGTAAATTCAGACTTCGACGTGGTTACAAATACCTTGCTGGGATCTCAAAGAATGCAT GATATCGATAAGACAACAGATGGTTTGATTAGTAGGACAACTGCAGAGATCAAAGAAATGCTTGTTCAGATATATAGATGCTCAGAGTATGCAAAAATGGCACGGGCTAGAACACGTGAAATTTCAGCCATT GGTGGACTATTGATCAAAACTAAAAGCAGCAACCAAGCCTGCTGGGGGAAGCAACTTTCAACcttgacacaaagatcttttGTAAACATGAGTAGAGACATTGGATACTACTGGTTGAGGATAGTAGTTTACATTGCAGTAGCCATTTGTGTTGGTACCATTTTCTTTGATGTTGGCACCAGCTATCCTGCAATCTATGCACGGGGATCCTGTGGTGGATTTATATCAGGTTTCATGACATTCATGTCCATTGGAGGCTTTCCCTCATTCATAGAAGAAATGAAG GTGTTTCATCGAGAAAGACTCAACGGGCATTACGGGGTTGCTGTATTTATTCTATCAAACTTCCTCTCCTCTTTCCCATTCTTGGCAGCAATGTCAGTTAGCACCATTACCATCACTTATAACATGGTGAAATTTCGTCCTGGACTTCCTCACTTCCTGTATGCCTGCCTGGATCTCTTTAGCTGCATTGCTGTTGTTGAGAGCTGCATGATGATTGTTGCTTCACTGGTTCCAAATTTTCTAATGGGAATCATAACCGGGGCTGGATTTATT GGAATCATGATGATGACTTCTGGGTATTTCCGGCTGCTGCCTGATCTACCAAAGCTATTCTGGCGCTACCCAATTTCTTACATCAATTACGGAACATGGGCATTGCAG
- the LOC131149242 gene encoding ABC transporter G family member 15-like isoform X1 produces MEIEAVAVAAMGGDGHGGGGGGDGGNGAEKGGGMYLVWEDLTVVLPSTVKFGKMVGGGSGCRRLLHGLSGHAEPGRIMAIMGPSGSGKSTLLDSLAGRLAGNVVMTGNVLLNGKKRRLDYGVVAYVTQEDIMLGTLTVRETITYSAHLRLPTRMTKEEIDGVVEGTISEMGLQDCADRIIGNWHLRGISGGEKKRLSIALEILTRPRILFLDEPTSGLDSASAFFVVQTLRNIARDGRTVVSSIHQPSSEVFALFDDLFLLAGGETVYFGDAKMAVQFFTKAGFPCPSRRNPSDHFLRCVNSDFDVVTNTLLGSQRMHDIDKTTDGLISRTTAEIKEMLVQIYRCSEYAKMARARTREISAIGGLLIKTKSSNQACWGKQLSTLTQRSFVNMSRDIGYYWLRIVVYIAVAICVGTIFFDVGTSYPAIYARGSCGGFISGFMTFMSIGGFPSFIEEMKVFHRERLNGHYGVAVFILSNFLSSFPFLAAMSVSTITITYNMVKFRPGLPHFLYACLDLFSCIAVVESCMMIVASLVPNFLMGIITGAGFIGIMMMTSGYFRLLPDLPKLFWRYPISYINYGTWALQGAYKNDMIGLDFDPLFPGDPKLKGEYIISNMFGIPLDHSKWWDLAAVFIILISYRLLFFTILKLKERGLPLLRMLYAKRTLKHLDKRPFQKNPSMPSRRHQNLQSLSSQEGLNSPIH; encoded by the exons atgGAGATAGAGGCGGTGGCGGTGGCGGCGATGGGTGGTGATGGACACGGTGGGGGAGGTGGTGGAGATGGTGGTAATGGGGCGGAAAAGGGCGGGGGAATGTATCTGGTGTGGGAGGACTTGACGGTGGTGCTGCCATCAACAGTTAAGTTTGGGAAGATGGTAGGAGGAGGCAGCGGCTGCAGGAGGTTGCTTCATGGGCTGAGTGGGCATGCTGAGCCTGGCAGGATCATGGCTATTATGGGTCCTTCTGGCTCCGGCAAATCCACCCTTCTTGATTCTCTtgcag GTAGACTTGCAGGGAATGTTGTTATGACTGGCAATGTTCTTCTTAATGGCAAAAAAAGGAGACTAGACTATGGAGTTGTT GCTTATGTGACACAAGAGGATATAATGTTGGGAACTCTGACAGTAAGAGAAACCATCACTTACTCAGCACATCTGAGGCTTCCAACCAGGATGACCAAAGAAGAGATTGATGGAGTTGTGGAGGGAACAATTTCAGAGATGGGTCTCCaagattgtgctgataggataaTTGGAAACTGGCATTTGAGGGGTATAAGTGGTGGGGAGAAAAAGAGACTCAGCATTGCATTGGAAATCCTCACAAGGCCACGAATCCTGTTTCTTGACGAACCCACCAGCGGCCTCGACAGTGCCTCAGCATTCTTTGTGGTCCAGACTCTCAGAAACATTGCTCGCGATGGCAGAACTGTCGTATCTTCAATTCACCAGCCAAGTAGTGAAGTTTTTGCACTGTTTGATGACCTTTTCTTGCTAGCTGGTGGGGAAACTGTCTACTTTGGAGATGCCAAGATGGCCGTGCAG TTCTTTACCAAAGCGGGATTTCCATGTCCAAGCAGAAGAAATCCATCAGACCACTTCCTTCGTTGTGTAAATTCAGACTTCGACGTGGTTACAAATACCTTGCTGGGATCTCAAAGAATGCAT GATATCGATAAGACAACAGATGGTTTGATTAGTAGGACAACTGCAGAGATCAAAGAAATGCTTGTTCAGATATATAGATGCTCAGAGTATGCAAAAATGGCACGGGCTAGAACACGTGAAATTTCAGCCATT GGTGGACTATTGATCAAAACTAAAAGCAGCAACCAAGCCTGCTGGGGGAAGCAACTTTCAACcttgacacaaagatcttttGTAAACATGAGTAGAGACATTGGATACTACTGGTTGAGGATAGTAGTTTACATTGCAGTAGCCATTTGTGTTGGTACCATTTTCTTTGATGTTGGCACCAGCTATCCTGCAATCTATGCACGGGGATCCTGTGGTGGATTTATATCAGGTTTCATGACATTCATGTCCATTGGAGGCTTTCCCTCATTCATAGAAGAAATGAAG GTGTTTCATCGAGAAAGACTCAACGGGCATTACGGGGTTGCTGTATTTATTCTATCAAACTTCCTCTCCTCTTTCCCATTCTTGGCAGCAATGTCAGTTAGCACCATTACCATCACTTATAACATGGTGAAATTTCGTCCTGGACTTCCTCACTTCCTGTATGCCTGCCTGGATCTCTTTAGCTGCATTGCTGTTGTTGAGAGCTGCATGATGATTGTTGCTTCACTGGTTCCAAATTTTCTAATGGGAATCATAACCGGGGCTGGATTTATT GGAATCATGATGATGACTTCTGGGTATTTCCGGCTGCTGCCTGATCTACCAAAGCTATTCTGGCGCTACCCAATTTCTTACATCAATTACGGAACATGGGCATTGCAG GGAGCATACAAGAATGACATGATCGGGCTAGACTTTGATCCTCTATTTCCTGGTGACCCCAAACTGAAGGGCGAGTACATCATCTCCAACATGTTTGGCATACCACTGGACCATTCCAAGTGGTGGGACTTGGCTGCTGTTTTTATCATTCTCATTTCTTACAGACTCCTCTTCTTCACCATTCTCAAGCTGAAGGAGAGAGGTTTGCCATTGTTACGAATGCTTTATGCCAAGAGAACTCTGAAACATCTTGACAAGAGGCCTTTCCAGAAGAACCCTTCCATGCCTTCCAGGAGGCACCAAAATCTTCAGTCACTGTCTTCTCAAGAGGGTCTCAACTCCCCAATCCATTAG